One Calditrichia bacterium DNA window includes the following coding sequences:
- a CDS encoding glycosyltransferase family 4 protein, with protein sequence MSRSSDKKVIAFVLKGYPRLSETFILNEILLLEELGYPLHIVAMRNPGETKIHGDVERVKAPVSYVPDYFWQFFGAFMLSHLRVLLRYPLSYLPALHFAAWRSLNRWSSSTIKRFSQAVYFVDRVVPNAQFGQYYAHFSHGPTTLVFFASWITGIPYSFSAHAKDIYLQEDEFLRQKIHGAQFAVTCTGFNRKHMAGVAGQDAPVYRCYHGINIEKFTRNAALSRNGKPPVILSIGRFVPKKGFPTLLKAMHLLKEKGYAFSAYFAGGGPMETELQTLIDQFDLTANVQLINKLSQEELLEYYRKADIFALACEVQPDGDRDGIPNVLVEAMALEIPSVSTAISGIPELIDDGKNGLLVPQRNPEALAAALEKLITQPELALVLGKAGRETVKQEFDNRQNVIKIGKLLDDAMKSPALENRDFRAIVKYS encoded by the coding sequence ATGTCACGCTCAAGCGATAAAAAAGTGATTGCGTTTGTTCTGAAAGGCTACCCACGGCTTTCGGAAACGTTCATCCTCAACGAAATATTGTTGCTGGAAGAGCTGGGTTATCCGCTGCACATCGTTGCGATGCGGAATCCTGGAGAAACGAAAATCCACGGCGATGTTGAGCGGGTGAAAGCGCCGGTATCGTATGTGCCGGATTATTTCTGGCAATTTTTTGGCGCGTTTATGCTCAGCCATTTGCGGGTGTTGCTGCGGTATCCGCTGTCCTATTTGCCTGCATTGCATTTTGCGGCATGGCGCAGCCTGAACCGCTGGAGTTCTTCGACAATCAAACGTTTTTCGCAGGCGGTTTATTTTGTAGACAGGGTTGTGCCGAACGCCCAGTTCGGTCAATATTATGCGCACTTCAGTCATGGACCCACCACACTGGTATTTTTCGCAAGCTGGATCACCGGAATTCCCTACAGTTTTAGCGCACATGCAAAAGATATTTATTTGCAAGAAGATGAATTTTTGCGCCAGAAAATTCACGGGGCGCAATTTGCCGTAACCTGCACGGGTTTTAATCGCAAGCATATGGCTGGCGTTGCCGGGCAGGATGCGCCGGTTTATCGCTGTTATCACGGCATCAACATCGAAAAATTTACCCGAAATGCGGCGTTGTCGCGAAACGGAAAGCCGCCGGTAATTTTATCCATCGGGCGATTTGTGCCCAAAAAAGGATTCCCGACGCTGCTGAAAGCTATGCATCTGCTGAAAGAAAAAGGCTACGCTTTTTCCGCATATTTTGCAGGTGGCGGACCCATGGAAACTGAATTGCAAACGCTGATCGATCAATTTGATTTGACAGCTAATGTTCAATTAATCAATAAGTTATCGCAGGAAGAATTGCTGGAATATTACCGGAAGGCAGATATTTTTGCGCTCGCCTGCGAAGTGCAGCCGGATGGCGATCGCGATGGCATTCCCAACGTTTTGGTAGAGGCGATGGCGTTGGAAATCCCTTCGGTTTCCACCGCGATTTCCGGCATTCCGGAGCTGATCGACGATGGCAAAAACGGATTGCTGGTGCCGCAGCGCAATCCCGAAGCACTGGCGGCTGCGTTGGAAAAATTGATCACTCAGCCGGAACTGGCGCTGGTGTTGGGAAAAGCCGGACGCGAAACCGTTAAACAGGAATTTGACAACCGTCAGAACGTCATCAAAATCGGCAAATTGCTGGATGATGCCATGAAAAGCCCGGCACTGGAAAACCGGGATTTTCGTGCAATTGTAAAATATAGTTAA
- a CDS encoding aminoglycoside phosphotransferase family protein — protein MATKSTIHYKTDKLYTLKKALDPAKMREVFEPMTKEHFGEKAEVRDVNIEVLRKRNQRCVIRYRVVASTNGNGAIVNWPVIGKVYKINQGEEVFEFMKELWTRGFQQNASDKISIPEPYAFSTPMSMLFQEEVPGKPVKQLLKENLNPAYMRQLARTLAKLHSCGYVPGPAMTLDDHLLRCHPRYPFLFLACPELAPQIEQLLADFQTLEKRWANVPLAPIHGDLHMGQLHLQDESAYLIDFDALSYGDPAADIGNLVVFLKGKLKREPRMAVVIDALYDEYFKTMDTEIRDRVPYYEAITHLRRACKLLRYQKEGWRKRIAKMIQQAEDCIREIK, from the coding sequence GTGGCGACGAAATCGACGATTCATTACAAAACAGATAAGTTATATACCCTCAAAAAAGCGCTCGATCCCGCAAAGATGCGGGAAGTGTTCGAGCCGATGACAAAAGAACATTTTGGCGAAAAAGCGGAAGTCCGGGATGTGAATATCGAAGTGCTGCGCAAACGCAACCAGCGCTGCGTTATCCGCTACCGGGTGGTTGCATCCACCAACGGAAACGGTGCAATTGTAAATTGGCCGGTGATCGGCAAGGTTTACAAAATCAATCAGGGCGAAGAAGTTTTTGAATTTATGAAAGAATTGTGGACCCGCGGTTTTCAACAAAATGCGTCCGATAAAATCAGCATTCCGGAACCATACGCCTTTTCCACACCGATGAGCATGTTGTTTCAGGAAGAAGTACCCGGCAAACCGGTGAAACAATTGTTGAAAGAAAATCTCAATCCGGCATACATGCGCCAACTCGCCCGGACACTGGCAAAATTGCATTCCTGCGGCTATGTGCCGGGACCGGCGATGACGTTGGACGATCATTTGCTGCGCTGCCATCCGCGCTATCCGTTCCTCTTTTTGGCGTGTCCGGAATTAGCGCCGCAGATCGAGCAATTATTGGCGGATTTCCAAACGCTTGAAAAACGCTGGGCGAATGTGCCGCTGGCGCCAATTCACGGCGATCTGCATATGGGGCAGCTGCATTTGCAGGATGAAAGCGCCTATCTTATTGATTTTGATGCACTTTCGTATGGCGATCCGGCAGCGGATATCGGCAATCTGGTTGTATTTTTGAAAGGCAAATTAAAGCGCGAACCGCGAATGGCGGTCGTAATCGACGCACTTTACGATGAATATTTCAAAACGATGGACACGGAAATCCGCGATCGTGTGCCGTATTACGAGGCAATCACCCATTTGCGCCGCGCCTGCAAATTGCTCCGTTATCAAAAAGAAGGGTGGCGCAAACGCATCGCAAAGATGATTCAACAGGCAGAAGATTGCATCAGGGAGATCAAATGA
- a CDS encoding aminoglycoside phosphotransferase family protein, with translation MKIVDKKIPGISTAQDNGQMAALFATHLPSLAGKSLSVDHRVLKHRAGKRCVFAYDIATADGTTVLVGKIYRKKRGKRTFGRMQHMLSAASLSGKKLQMAEPLAYLPEIDMLLLPMLSGKTLEQISEIETIGNAMQSLGQTLAVLHSLSLPNCEIRTMREHLAKYCHPGFDALCSAHPSLQKTVNEILQRLLDFDEIDQMLKPVHGDINLSQIFVENGSITLIDFDSSAVANPALDIGNMFAVLETHFPENFEFFQAQLQQGYRQNGGIALPSQIRLYYGFAFLRRTMIAFRNGAAISELANLLEKSRGLCRLTGFTPAIND, from the coding sequence TTGAAAATAGTCGATAAAAAAATACCGGGTATTTCCACCGCACAGGATAACGGGCAAATGGCTGCATTATTTGCGACCCACTTACCGTCACTCGCGGGAAAATCCCTTTCCGTCGATCATCGGGTGCTAAAACATCGCGCGGGAAAGCGCTGTGTGTTTGCATACGACATTGCAACTGCAGACGGAACAACTGTGTTGGTGGGTAAAATTTATCGCAAAAAACGCGGCAAACGGACGTTCGGGCGGATGCAACATATGCTTTCCGCTGCAAGTTTATCCGGCAAAAAATTGCAAATGGCAGAGCCGTTAGCCTATCTGCCGGAAATTGACATGCTGCTGTTACCGATGCTTTCCGGAAAAACGCTGGAGCAAATATCAGAAATCGAAACAATTGGCAATGCCATGCAATCTCTCGGGCAAACATTGGCGGTTTTGCACAGTTTGTCGCTGCCGAATTGCGAGATTCGCACCATGCGCGAACATCTCGCAAAATATTGCCATCCGGGATTTGATGCGCTGTGCAGCGCTCACCCGTCGTTGCAAAAAACAGTGAACGAAATTCTCCAGCGATTGCTCGATTTTGATGAAATTGACCAAATGCTCAAACCGGTGCACGGCGATATCAATTTGTCGCAAATATTTGTGGAAAACGGTTCAATCACGCTCATCGATTTTGACAGCTCTGCCGTTGCCAATCCGGCGTTGGATATCGGTAATATGTTCGCAGTGCTGGAAACCCATTTTCCGGAAAATTTCGAATTCTTTCAGGCGCAGTTGCAACAGGGGTATCGCCAAAATGGCGGTATCGCTTTGCCGTCGCAAATCCGGCTGTATTACGGATTTGCTTTTTTGCGCCGCACGATGATCGCCTTTCGCAATGGTGCGGCGATTTCAGAATTGGCAAATTTGCTCGAAAAATCTCGGGGGTTGTGTCGGCTGACCGGCTTTACGCCTGCAATAAACGACTGA
- a CDS encoding phosphotransferase has product MDAKITDVANPDFETSGEVHLLIKGQTPDELLPILYAAFERRFSHVPHDHLKNDLLYLLKKGIGNAYKWGNQKDPSKQIVVEAVITDSGAFVLISDDGDGFDVKKVIKQFRKKEHYFHHGGAGIYQFEKTKSLVSYANGGRTLKIRFLCATEPGIAASPEETAAYGWAGDEMFVANLFSEYRHTLNSNLIPDGSTLVYCKVFVPYFQKEEVLISHTPSEIAYVLRYRDAATGKSQNVSVTGRLLDPSAVQTDFSVASQLNKHTFHAATASQIGVPEPVAMFEKPPLALYNFSPDKYLRKHVKKISSDFDEMSNIIRMIAIALRKFHDSNIELAIHETNNDTFSRFSAAKDRIINALAQVDLAKAEKFQQLFNQFALLRYKLHDVKPVPTFGDFGLNNILIDDDRFYFYFFDQCRYAHPASDLGGFTADFLRFIMLRDDENPDFYRAGRDVFLKTYFAGEVPEWREDIPLFKAGALTLRLDQLLTRPQKKWLPKIDSLLDLYEQCV; this is encoded by the coding sequence ATGGATGCAAAAATAACCGATGTTGCAAATCCGGATTTTGAAACATCTGGCGAAGTCCATTTGCTGATCAAAGGACAAACGCCAGATGAACTGTTGCCGATTCTCTATGCTGCATTTGAGCGACGTTTTTCACATGTACCGCACGACCACTTGAAAAATGACCTGCTGTATTTGTTGAAAAAAGGTATTGGTAATGCCTACAAATGGGGAAATCAAAAAGACCCATCCAAACAGATTGTGGTTGAAGCAGTTATCACAGATTCCGGTGCGTTTGTTCTGATTTCGGACGACGGTGACGGATTTGACGTAAAAAAAGTGATCAAACAATTCCGTAAAAAGGAACATTACTTTCACCATGGCGGTGCGGGAATTTATCAATTTGAAAAAACGAAATCACTGGTTAGCTATGCCAATGGCGGCCGAACACTCAAAATTCGTTTCTTATGTGCAACGGAGCCCGGTATAGCAGCATCACCAGAGGAGACCGCAGCATACGGTTGGGCTGGCGATGAAATGTTTGTGGCTAATTTATTTTCAGAATATCGCCATACATTAAACTCAAATCTAATACCGGACGGTTCAACATTAGTATACTGCAAAGTTTTTGTGCCGTACTTCCAAAAAGAGGAAGTTTTGATTAGCCATACACCGTCCGAAATTGCATATGTCTTGCGGTATCGTGATGCAGCGACAGGAAAATCCCAAAATGTTTCGGTGACAGGCAGATTACTTGACCCTTCCGCCGTCCAAACTGATTTTTCGGTTGCAAGCCAGCTTAACAAGCATACATTTCATGCCGCGACAGCGTCGCAAATAGGCGTTCCGGAACCGGTTGCGATGTTTGAAAAGCCACCGCTGGCACTGTACAACTTCAGTCCTGATAAATATTTGCGGAAACATGTTAAAAAAATATCATCCGATTTTGATGAGATGTCCAATATTATTCGCATGATTGCGATTGCATTGCGCAAGTTTCACGATAGCAATATTGAGTTGGCGATTCATGAAACAAACAATGATACATTCTCACGATTCAGCGCCGCCAAAGATAGAATAATCAATGCTTTAGCACAGGTGGATTTGGCAAAAGCCGAAAAATTCCAGCAGTTGTTCAACCAATTTGCGCTGCTGCGATACAAATTGCACGATGTTAAACCGGTACCCACTTTTGGCGATTTTGGGTTGAACAATATTCTGATCGATGACGACCGGTTCTATTTTTACTTTTTTGACCAGTGCCGCTATGCGCATCCGGCATCGGATCTCGGCGGATTTACCGCAGATTTTCTGCGTTTCATCATGTTGCGCGATGATGAAAATCCTGATTTTTATCGCGCCGGACGTGATGTATTCCTGAAAACATATTTTGCCGGTGAAGTGCCGGAATGGCGGGAGGATATCCCGCTTTTCAAAGCTGGTGCTTTGACGTTACGATTGGATCAATTGCTCACCCGTCCCCAGAAAAAGTGGTTGCCGAAAATCGATTCGCTATTGGATCTTTACGAGCAGTGTGTCTGA